From the Teredinibacter turnerae T7901 genome, one window contains:
- a CDS encoding arginyltransferase — MTKLAQLKLYATRPHPCSYLDDQEATTVFIDPNATIDASLYSELSAYGFRRSGSHVYRPHCEQCQACIPIRVCADSFTPNRSQKRCLKLNADLVVSEHDSIDNEECFSLYERYINERHSDGDMYPADKTQYRDFLTSEWGITRFLLFRDAQQSLLAVAVVDRLENGLSAVYTFFDPDAEKRSLGRFAILYQLEQAKQQQLPYLYLGYWIRACTKMNYKTDYQPYQMLINQNWVNIDVSSVIKR, encoded by the coding sequence GTGACAAAGCTTGCTCAACTTAAGCTGTACGCTACCCGTCCCCACCCCTGTAGCTACCTCGATGATCAGGAAGCCACGACAGTATTCATCGACCCCAATGCCACCATTGATGCATCCCTTTATAGCGAGCTTTCCGCATATGGATTTCGACGCAGCGGTAGCCATGTGTACCGGCCACACTGCGAACAATGTCAGGCATGCATACCAATCAGAGTGTGCGCAGACAGTTTTACGCCCAACCGCAGCCAGAAGCGTTGCTTAAAACTCAATGCAGATCTGGTTGTATCCGAGCACGATAGTATCGACAACGAAGAATGTTTTAGTTTGTATGAGCGCTACATCAACGAACGCCACAGCGACGGCGATATGTACCCAGCGGACAAAACACAATACCGAGACTTTCTCACCTCCGAATGGGGCATCACCCGGTTTTTGTTATTCCGCGACGCACAGCAATCTTTACTGGCTGTTGCGGTGGTCGACCGCCTTGAAAATGGGCTTTCAGCGGTTTACACATTTTTCGATCCGGACGCGGAAAAGCGGAGCCTCGGCCGCTTCGCCATCCTTTATCAATTAGAACAAGCCAAACAACAGCAGCTCCCCTACCTCTATTTGGGCTACTGGATAAGAGCTTGCACCAAAATGAATTACAAAACGGACTATCAGCCTTACCAGATGCTGATCAACCAAAACTGGGTCAATATCGATGTAAGCAGTGTAATTAAGCGATAA
- the trxB gene encoding thioredoxin-disulfide reductase, whose protein sequence is MSDAKHFPLIILGSGPAGYTAAIYAARANLKPVVITGMQQGGQLTTTTEVENWPGGSHDLQGPDLMVQMQQHAERFNTEIIFDHIHECDLNSTPKKLVGNETYTCDALIIATGASAQYLGLPSEAAFQGKGVSACATCDGFFYRDQKVAVVGGGNTAVEEALYLANIASEVTLIHRRDSLRSEKILQDRLLEKAENGNVKLMWNQTLDEVLGDDSGVNGLRLKSTQDGSTQEIDVAGVFIAIGHKPNTDIFEGQLDMHNGYIKIKSGLEGAATSTNVPGVFAAGDVADHIYRQAVTSAGAGCMAALDAEKYLDNLV, encoded by the coding sequence ATGAGTGACGCCAAGCACTTTCCTCTGATTATCCTCGGGTCTGGGCCTGCAGGTTACACGGCAGCCATTTATGCGGCTCGTGCCAACCTCAAACCAGTGGTTATTACAGGTATGCAGCAGGGCGGACAGCTCACGACTACCACCGAGGTCGAAAACTGGCCAGGCGGCTCCCATGATTTACAGGGGCCAGACCTGATGGTGCAAATGCAACAGCACGCAGAGCGATTTAACACGGAGATCATCTTCGACCACATTCACGAATGCGATCTTAACAGTACGCCGAAAAAGCTGGTGGGCAATGAAACTTATACCTGCGACGCACTGATCATTGCCACCGGTGCCTCTGCACAATACCTAGGATTGCCGTCCGAAGCTGCTTTCCAAGGTAAGGGCGTGAGCGCTTGTGCAACCTGTGATGGCTTCTTCTACCGCGATCAAAAAGTTGCTGTTGTCGGCGGCGGCAACACCGCCGTTGAAGAAGCGCTTTATCTGGCCAATATTGCCAGCGAAGTTACGCTGATTCACCGCCGCGATTCATTGCGTTCAGAAAAAATCTTGCAGGATCGCCTTCTCGAGAAAGCGGAGAACGGTAACGTAAAACTGATGTGGAACCAGACTCTCGATGAAGTTCTGGGTGATGACAGCGGTGTAAACGGCCTGCGCTTAAAGTCCACACAGGACGGCTCTACGCAGGAAATAGATGTCGCCGGCGTATTTATCGCTATTGGCCACAAGCCCAACACCGATATTTTTGAGGGTCAGCTGGATATGCACAACGGCTACATCAAAATCAAAAGTGGCCTTGAAGGCGCAGCGACGTCGACCAACGTCCCCGGAGTATTCGCCGCAGGTGACGTGGCAGATCACATATATCGACAGGCAGTAACCTCTGCTGGCGCTGGCTGTATGGCCGCACTGGATGCTGAGAAATACCTGGATAACCTGGTATAA
- the aat gene encoding leucyl/phenylalanyl-tRNA--protein transferase — MSQLQWLDADNLRFPPTHSALRDPDGLLAVGGDLSPARLIESYSHGIFPWYSDGQPLLWWTPDPRMVLRPAHVHRGRTLRKLLRQHPFTVTVDSAFDAVAQACGTIEREGQDGTWITQEMLAAYSELNRLGVAHSLEVWLQNELVGGLYGIALGTVFFGESMFSRVSGASKVGFSILCQQLENWGFELVDCQIHSGYLASFGAQEIPRATFEKLLAQHVWNIPRVPSAACYQSPIPTTSRPCPPLINWQMAWTAGEDLA; from the coding sequence ATGAGTCAACTGCAATGGCTGGACGCGGACAACCTGCGCTTTCCTCCTACCCACAGCGCCTTGCGCGACCCTGACGGTCTGCTCGCAGTCGGTGGTGATCTATCACCTGCACGCCTGATTGAGTCCTACTCCCACGGCATTTTTCCCTGGTATAGCGACGGCCAACCGCTTCTGTGGTGGACGCCAGATCCACGGATGGTTTTGCGGCCTGCACATGTTCATCGCGGTCGTACTTTGCGTAAGCTGCTCCGCCAACACCCATTCACTGTCACCGTTGACAGCGCATTCGATGCTGTGGCTCAAGCCTGCGGCACGATCGAAAGAGAGGGACAGGACGGAACCTGGATAACCCAGGAGATGCTCGCCGCTTATTCCGAGCTCAACCGCTTAGGTGTTGCGCACTCGCTTGAGGTTTGGTTGCAGAACGAACTCGTAGGTGGCCTTTACGGAATTGCCCTGGGCACGGTTTTCTTCGGCGAGTCCATGTTCAGCCGAGTATCTGGCGCATCCAAAGTAGGCTTCTCGATACTATGCCAACAACTGGAGAACTGGGGGTTCGAGCTAGTGGATTGCCAAATACATAGCGGATATTTGGCCTCTTTCGGCGCGCAAGAGATTCCGCGAGCTACGTTCGAGAAGCTACTCGCACAACATGTTTGGAACATACCCCGCGTTCCGTCAGCCGCCTGTTATCAAAGCCCAATACCTACGACAAGCAGACCATGCCCTCCGCTTATCAACTGGCAGATGGCCTGGACAGCCGGAGAGGACCTTGCGTGA
- a CDS encoding DNA translocase FtsK: protein MFVIAKTNLIGEKNSIVPDYHREKLTRNKFGYNSPKNLSYFILKAKKRSTRIILSKIVAGTEDPAEKSPIAVRILREGVLIGLVLTCAYIALALFTYSTSDPGWSSSGNGSVDNAGGPAGAWLSDVFFSLFGALAYLFPLMLAYQVVLQLRERRAFQPDLLIFAVRFVGFILVMVAATGLAVMQYGTESTYLPFSAGGYLGLTTATAIHGAFGYMGGSLLLLAMLLFGLTIFAEISWFAVMDALGAAVLRFIAHVKQKREARKRAKQEQREAQAAVAQRREAAKVHVAKVKEKIPPKIEPPKKKPEPSERVNREKQQKLEFDDTPPVGDLPPLELLEPADKKSDKGFSEESLEAMSRLLELKLKDFGVIADVVAVLPGPVVTRFEIQPAPGVKVSKISNLAKDLARSLAVISVRVVEVIPGKSVVGVEIPNEHREMVRLSEVIGAEAYDKSKSPLTLALGHDISGEAVVADLARMPHLLVAGTTGSGKSVGVNSMLVSMLYKSTPEEVRLILVDPKMLELSVYDGIPHLLTPVITDMKDAATGLRWCVGEMERRYKLMASLGVRNISGYNKKVRDAEKAGAPIPDPLWTPEDDGVVERENATAPDLTTMPFIVVVIDEFADMMMIVGKKVEQLIARIAQKARAAGIHMILATQRPSVDVITGLIKANVPTRMAFQVSSKIDSRTILDQGGAEQLLGHGDMLFLPPGTAHTVRVHGAFIDDHEVHKVVADWKKRGEPDYLDDILSEDVSSIPVPGFSSEGDEDGKSESDPLYDEAVAFVTETRKASISSVQRKLRIGYNRAARLIEDMEMAGVVTPMSSNGSREVLAPPPPK, encoded by the coding sequence ATGTTTGTCATAGCCAAAACTAATCTGATAGGTGAAAAAAACAGCATTGTCCCGGATTATCACAGGGAAAAACTGACGCGTAACAAATTCGGGTACAATAGCCCGAAAAATTTGTCATATTTTATCCTAAAAGCTAAGAAACGCAGCACGAGAATTATCTTGAGTAAAATAGTAGCCGGTACTGAAGATCCCGCCGAAAAATCCCCCATTGCAGTACGCATATTACGCGAAGGAGTGTTGATTGGTCTTGTGCTCACGTGCGCCTATATTGCGCTGGCTCTGTTTACGTACAGCACTTCCGACCCTGGATGGTCATCGTCGGGCAATGGATCTGTCGACAACGCCGGCGGCCCGGCTGGTGCCTGGCTTTCTGATGTGTTTTTCTCGCTGTTCGGTGCACTCGCGTATCTATTCCCGCTAATGCTGGCCTATCAGGTGGTTTTGCAGCTGCGCGAACGGCGGGCATTTCAGCCAGATTTGCTGATTTTTGCCGTCCGTTTTGTGGGTTTTATTCTGGTGATGGTCGCCGCTACGGGCTTGGCGGTTATGCAGTATGGAACTGAAAGTACCTACTTGCCGTTTTCCGCAGGCGGGTACCTGGGGTTAACAACTGCAACCGCGATTCATGGCGCCTTCGGCTATATGGGGGGGAGTTTACTGCTTCTGGCGATGCTCCTGTTCGGTCTCACCATTTTTGCAGAAATTTCCTGGTTCGCAGTCATGGATGCGCTGGGCGCCGCCGTGTTGCGATTTATTGCGCACGTGAAGCAAAAGCGTGAGGCCAGAAAGCGAGCTAAACAGGAGCAGCGCGAAGCACAGGCTGCGGTGGCGCAACGTCGGGAAGCGGCCAAAGTCCATGTGGCGAAAGTTAAAGAAAAAATTCCGCCAAAAATTGAACCACCCAAGAAAAAGCCAGAACCCAGCGAACGTGTTAATCGGGAAAAACAGCAGAAACTGGAGTTTGACGATACGCCGCCGGTCGGCGATTTGCCGCCGCTTGAGTTGCTCGAACCTGCAGACAAAAAAAGCGACAAAGGCTTCTCGGAAGAGTCTCTGGAGGCGATGTCGCGTCTTTTGGAGCTGAAACTGAAGGATTTTGGCGTTATTGCGGATGTGGTGGCGGTGTTGCCTGGGCCCGTGGTAACCCGGTTTGAGATTCAACCGGCGCCGGGTGTGAAGGTCAGCAAAATTTCTAATTTGGCCAAGGACCTTGCGCGCTCGTTGGCGGTGATCAGTGTACGCGTTGTGGAAGTGATTCCAGGCAAATCGGTGGTCGGTGTGGAAATTCCCAACGAGCACCGCGAAATGGTGCGCTTAAGCGAAGTTATCGGTGCAGAGGCGTACGATAAGTCCAAATCACCACTGACATTAGCGCTTGGGCATGATATTTCCGGTGAGGCTGTGGTTGCCGATCTTGCGCGTATGCCTCACCTGCTGGTGGCGGGTACGACGGGCTCGGGTAAATCGGTTGGGGTGAACTCCATGCTGGTGAGCATGTTGTACAAATCAACGCCGGAAGAAGTGCGCTTGATTCTCGTCGATCCCAAAATGCTCGAGCTGTCGGTGTACGACGGTATTCCTCACCTGCTAACGCCGGTGATCACCGACATGAAAGATGCCGCCACCGGTTTGCGCTGGTGCGTAGGCGAGATGGAGCGGCGCTACAAATTGATGGCGTCTCTCGGGGTGCGGAACATCAGCGGTTACAACAAAAAAGTACGCGACGCAGAGAAAGCCGGGGCGCCGATCCCCGATCCGCTATGGACACCCGAAGACGATGGTGTGGTCGAACGCGAAAACGCAACCGCACCGGATCTGACCACCATGCCGTTTATTGTAGTGGTGATCGACGAATTCGCCGACATGATGATGATCGTCGGCAAAAAGGTGGAGCAGTTGATCGCGCGAATTGCCCAAAAAGCACGGGCTGCGGGTATTCACATGATACTGGCAACCCAGCGTCCGTCGGTGGATGTCATTACCGGTTTAATCAAGGCGAACGTACCGACCCGAATGGCATTCCAGGTGTCATCGAAAATCGATTCCCGAACGATTCTGGACCAAGGCGGTGCGGAACAACTTCTCGGGCACGGTGACATGCTCTTCTTGCCGCCAGGGACCGCTCATACAGTACGTGTTCACGGCGCGTTTATCGATGACCACGAGGTGCACAAAGTTGTTGCGGATTGGAAAAAGCGCGGGGAACCTGATTACCTGGACGATATTCTAAGCGAAGACGTTTCCAGCATCCCGGTGCCAGGGTTCAGTTCCGAGGGAGATGAGGACGGCAAGTCAGAGTCCGACCCACTGTACGATGAAGCCGTGGCATTTGTGACAGAAACACG